A genome region from Carassius carassius chromosome 23, fCarCar2.1, whole genome shotgun sequence includes the following:
- the nr1h4 gene encoding bile acid receptor isoform X1, which translates to MNEWVGHDVNVVGPLQIPPSDVFPLSESSHFFDILAEQNSPLLQDQEVMSFNSYPSMQYTSVESSISSPSYYSSQHCYPQYTGEEWYSPSTVFEMRKGPLEGGFDNILDESCSVVPTVCKRSRHAAHSGRSKGEELCVVCGDKASGYHYNALTCEGCKGFFRRSITKNAVYKCKSGGNCEMDMYMRRKCQECRLRKCKEMGMLAECLLTEIQCKSKRLRKNTKASSDESIGDDVGDSRDAKQIVSTTKPSKENIELSQDQQALISYIVDAYNKHRIPQDMAKKLLQEQFNAEENFLLLTEMATSHVQVLVEFTKNIPGFQSLDHEDQIALLKGSAVEAMFLRSAQVFSKKLPNGHTEVLEDRIRRSGISEEFITPMFNFYKSIGELQMMQEEHALLTAITILSPDRPYVKDQQAVERLQEPMLEVLRKVCKLQHPHEPQHFARLLGRLTELRTLNHHHAEMLESWRMSDHKFTPLLCEIWDVQ; encoded by the exons ATGAATGAGTGGGTGGGCCATGACGTCAATGTGGTGGGACCTTTACAGATCCCACCCAGTGATGTGTTCCCCCTATCAGAAAGCTCACATTTTTTTG ATATTCTGGCAGAGCAGAACAGTCCATTGCTACAGGACCAGGAGGTCATGTCCTTCAATAGCTATCCCAGCATGCAGTACACCTCGGTGGAGTCCTCCATTTCATCACCATCATATTACTCCAGTCAGCACTGCTACCCACAGTACACTGGGGAGGAGTGGTACTCTCCATCCACCGTGTTTGAGATGAGGAAAGGACCGTTGGAGGGAGGCTTTGATAATATACTGGACGAGTCTTGCTCTGTCGTCCCGACTGTGTGTAAAAGATCCAGACACGCAGCCCACTCCGGAAGGAGCAAAGGCGAGGAATTGTGTGTGGTCTGTGGAGATAAAGCATCAGGATATCACTACAATGCACTTACATGTGAAGGATGTAAAG GTTTCTTCAGGAGGAGTATTACAAAGAATGCTGTATATAAATGTAAGAGTGGAGGAAACTGTGAGATGGACATGTACATGCGCAGGAAATGCCAAGAGTGTCGACTCAGAAAGTGCAAAGAGATGGGCATGCTGGCAGAAT GCTTATTAACTGAAATCCAGTGCAAATCCAAAAGGCTGAGGAAAAACACAAAAGCCTCATCTGACGAAAGTATAGGGGATGATGTTGGTGATAGtagagatgctaaacaaattgtATCTACCACTAAACCCTCTAAG GAGAATATAGAACTGAGCCAAGACCAACAGGCTTTAATAAGTTATATAGTCGATGCTTACAACAAACATCGCATTCCTCAGGATATGGCGAAAAAACTG CTACAAGAGCAATTTAATGCAGAAGAAAACTTCCTTCTACTGACCGAAATGGCAACTAGTCACGTTCAAGTGCTGGTTGAGTTCACAAAAAATATACCAG GTTTTCAGTCTCTGGATCATGAAGATCAGATCGCTTTATTAAAAGGTTCCGCTGTAGAGGCAATGTTCCTGCGATCAGCCCAGGTTTTCTCCAAGAAACTGCCCAATGGACACACAGAGGTGCTGGAGGACAGGATCAGAAGGAGTG GCATATCTGAGGAGTTTATCACACCCATGTTTAACTTCTATAAAAGCATCGGGGAGCTGCAGATGATGCAAGAGGAACATGCTCTCCTCACTGCTATCACAATCCTCTCACCAG ACAGACCATATGTTAAGGACCAGCAGGCAGTGGAGCGCCTGCAGGAGCCTATGTTGGAGGTGCTGAGGAAGGTCTGTAAACTACAGCACCCCCACGAGCCCCAGCACTTTGCACGGCTTCTCGGTCGTCTGACTGAGCTTCGCACCCTCAACCACCACCACGCAGAAATGCTGGAGTCATGGCGCATGAGCGACCACAAGTTCACCCCCCTCCTCTGTGAGATCTGGGACGTTCAGTGA
- the nr1h4 gene encoding bile acid receptor isoform X2 has protein sequence MAMVRDKASDILAEQNSPLLQDQEVMSFNSYPSMQYTSVESSISSPSYYSSQHCYPQYTGEEWYSPSTVFEMRKGPLEGGFDNILDESCSVVPTVCKRSRHAAHSGRSKGEELCVVCGDKASGYHYNALTCEGCKGFFRRSITKNAVYKCKSGGNCEMDMYMRRKCQECRLRKCKEMGMLAECLLTEIQCKSKRLRKNTKASSDESIGDDVGDSRDAKQIVSTTKPSKENIELSQDQQALISYIVDAYNKHRIPQDMAKKLLQEQFNAEENFLLLTEMATSHVQVLVEFTKNIPGFQSLDHEDQIALLKGSAVEAMFLRSAQVFSKKLPNGHTEVLEDRIRRSGISEEFITPMFNFYKSIGELQMMQEEHALLTAITILSPDRPYVKDQQAVERLQEPMLEVLRKVCKLQHPHEPQHFARLLGRLTELRTLNHHHAEMLESWRMSDHKFTPLLCEIWDVQ, from the exons ATGGCCATGGTTCGGGATAAGGCTTCAG ATATTCTGGCAGAGCAGAACAGTCCATTGCTACAGGACCAGGAGGTCATGTCCTTCAATAGCTATCCCAGCATGCAGTACACCTCGGTGGAGTCCTCCATTTCATCACCATCATATTACTCCAGTCAGCACTGCTACCCACAGTACACTGGGGAGGAGTGGTACTCTCCATCCACCGTGTTTGAGATGAGGAAAGGACCGTTGGAGGGAGGCTTTGATAATATACTGGACGAGTCTTGCTCTGTCGTCCCGACTGTGTGTAAAAGATCCAGACACGCAGCCCACTCCGGAAGGAGCAAAGGCGAGGAATTGTGTGTGGTCTGTGGAGATAAAGCATCAGGATATCACTACAATGCACTTACATGTGAAGGATGTAAAG GTTTCTTCAGGAGGAGTATTACAAAGAATGCTGTATATAAATGTAAGAGTGGAGGAAACTGTGAGATGGACATGTACATGCGCAGGAAATGCCAAGAGTGTCGACTCAGAAAGTGCAAAGAGATGGGCATGCTGGCAGAAT GCTTATTAACTGAAATCCAGTGCAAATCCAAAAGGCTGAGGAAAAACACAAAAGCCTCATCTGACGAAAGTATAGGGGATGATGTTGGTGATAGtagagatgctaaacaaattgtATCTACCACTAAACCCTCTAAG GAGAATATAGAACTGAGCCAAGACCAACAGGCTTTAATAAGTTATATAGTCGATGCTTACAACAAACATCGCATTCCTCAGGATATGGCGAAAAAACTG CTACAAGAGCAATTTAATGCAGAAGAAAACTTCCTTCTACTGACCGAAATGGCAACTAGTCACGTTCAAGTGCTGGTTGAGTTCACAAAAAATATACCAG GTTTTCAGTCTCTGGATCATGAAGATCAGATCGCTTTATTAAAAGGTTCCGCTGTAGAGGCAATGTTCCTGCGATCAGCCCAGGTTTTCTCCAAGAAACTGCCCAATGGACACACAGAGGTGCTGGAGGACAGGATCAGAAGGAGTG GCATATCTGAGGAGTTTATCACACCCATGTTTAACTTCTATAAAAGCATCGGGGAGCTGCAGATGATGCAAGAGGAACATGCTCTCCTCACTGCTATCACAATCCTCTCACCAG ACAGACCATATGTTAAGGACCAGCAGGCAGTGGAGCGCCTGCAGGAGCCTATGTTGGAGGTGCTGAGGAAGGTCTGTAAACTACAGCACCCCCACGAGCCCCAGCACTTTGCACGGCTTCTCGGTCGTCTGACTGAGCTTCGCACCCTCAACCACCACCACGCAGAAATGCTGGAGTCATGGCGCATGAGCGACCACAAGTTCACCCCCCTCCTCTGTGAGATCTGGGACGTTCAGTGA